A single region of the Candidatus Parvarchaeota archaeon genome encodes:
- a CDS encoding proteasome assembly chaperone family protein yields the protein MAVELVITKKVDLKNPVLIEGFPGLGLVGTISASYMVEKLKMEPLGYIKSDVFPPMAAVHNHIPLHPARIYASKKSNIIVILSEFVIPVSAVFELADRIFDFARQMKVKKIISLGGITIKGEQDTVYAIASNMELVEQLGRYKSVKLIKEGATTGVAGVLLARGADEKFPVISLLAEAQPEYMDPHAGTMVIDVVNEMLGLKIDTSALEQESKLIETKMRDVMNKAKTAQQHYAKTESLGPMYG from the coding sequence ATGGCAGTCGAGCTTGTAATCACAAAGAAAGTTGACTTGAAAAACCCTGTATTGATTGAGGGGTTTCCGGGCCTTGGGCTTGTAGGGACAATTTCGGCAAGCTACATGGTAGAAAAATTGAAGATGGAGCCTCTTGGATACATAAAAAGCGACGTTTTTCCCCCAATGGCTGCAGTGCACAACCACATCCCACTGCACCCGGCAAGAATATACGCCTCAAAAAAATCCAACATTATCGTAATACTCTCCGAGTTTGTAATCCCTGTTTCTGCAGTGTTCGAGCTTGCTGACAGGATATTTGATTTTGCCAGGCAGATGAAGGTTAAAAAGATAATTTCCCTTGGCGGCATTACAATAAAGGGAGAGCAGGACACTGTCTATGCAATTGCAAGCAACATGGAGCTTGTGGAGCAGCTAGGCAGGTACAAGTCAGTGAAGCTAATCAAGGAAGGGGCTACAACCGGAGTCGCCGGGGTTCTTTTGGCCAGAGGCGCGGACGAGAAGTTTCCTGTCATTTCCCTTCTTGCAGAGGCACAGCCAGAGTACATGGACCCGCATGCCGGGACAATGGTGATAGACGTTGTCAACGAAATGCTTGGGCTGAAAATTGACACCAGCGCCCTTGAACAGGAGTCAAAACTTATTGAGACCAAGATGCGCGACGTGATGAACAAGGCAAAAACCGCACAGCAGCACTACGCAAAGACTGAGAGCCTTGGGCCTATGTACGGATAA
- a CDS encoding CpaF family protein, which translates to MFPIITCFVGEPSEKRTTLGWGVVSGAKSGKRFHKISLPAISQEEEELLCTCVEEFGKQALKSEVRNGQQAGEVSSRILVEQCEAQQIELDNDQRDYLAQYLYLHCWGYFFLDKLLEDSTIEEIAVIGIGKPAFVYVQGEGWKETAFGFTSESTAIEAINKMSRAIGRRITFQSPRLNAILADGTRLHATIPPVSKTEITLRRFRTDPIGAPQLGSLKTSSYEALAFLWLVMQSDASVLVCGNTASGKTTTLNALFNFVPADERVLMLEETPEISIPHRHAVRLVEQADAGIGLCDLVADSLRMRPDRVVIGEVRTQKEAQAFMESILSGQARGAYATYHAQSAGEACLRLAAQGVMEIDLPSIDLVVVQRRIGKYTSGVGIREVRRIVQIAEVAQGNGQGTGRGGDPKVLDLFSYDYSKDLLAMAQPDVVCKSKIAQKVCHSHSMSQRQLLNAISKRAAFLRKIAAHKGGVEKTMQRILEFR; encoded by the coding sequence GGGTGGGGCGTGGTATCTGGCGCAAAATCCGGCAAGAGATTCCATAAAATCAGCTTGCCTGCCATCTCGCAGGAGGAAGAGGAGCTGCTTTGCACCTGCGTTGAGGAGTTTGGAAAACAGGCGCTTAAGTCAGAGGTGCGCAACGGGCAGCAGGCAGGCGAAGTGTCAAGCCGGATACTTGTTGAGCAGTGCGAGGCGCAGCAGATAGAGCTTGACAATGACCAGCGGGATTACCTGGCGCAGTACCTTTACCTGCACTGCTGGGGCTATTTTTTCCTTGACAAGCTTCTTGAGGACAGCACGATTGAGGAAATTGCCGTAATAGGGATTGGAAAGCCGGCATTTGTTTATGTGCAGGGGGAGGGCTGGAAGGAGACTGCATTCGGTTTTACAAGCGAGAGCACTGCAATAGAGGCGATAAACAAGATGTCACGGGCCATTGGAAGGCGCATAACTTTCCAGTCGCCGCGGCTCAACGCAATACTGGCTGATGGAACACGGCTGCATGCCACAATACCCCCTGTCTCAAAAACCGAGATTACCCTGAGGCGTTTCAGGACAGACCCTATTGGCGCGCCGCAGCTTGGGTCGCTGAAGACTTCAAGCTATGAGGCGCTTGCATTTCTGTGGCTTGTAATGCAGTCGGATGCCTCGGTGCTTGTGTGCGGAAACACCGCAAGCGGCAAGACAACAACCCTCAATGCCCTGTTCAACTTTGTGCCTGCAGACGAGCGCGTGCTGATGCTTGAGGAGACCCCGGAAATAAGCATCCCGCACAGGCATGCGGTGAGGCTTGTTGAGCAGGCCGATGCCGGAATCGGGCTTTGCGACCTTGTTGCCGACTCGCTGAGGATGCGGCCAGACAGGGTCGTGATTGGCGAGGTGAGGACTCAAAAGGAGGCGCAGGCGTTCATGGAGTCCATACTTTCAGGCCAGGCAAGGGGCGCTTATGCAACCTACCATGCCCAGTCGGCAGGCGAGGCGTGCCTGAGGCTTGCAGCGCAGGGGGTAATGGAAATAGATTTGCCTTCGATAGACCTGGTTGTTGTCCAAAGGCGCATAGGAAAGTATACAAGCGGCGTGGGCATACGCGAAGTGCGCCGGATTGTCCAGATAGCCGAAGTTGCGCAGGGCAATGGCCAGGGTACTGGCAGGGGAGGCGACCCAAAGGTTTTGGACTTGTTTTCATACGACTACTCCAAAGACCTGCTTGCAATGGCCCAGCCGGATGTTGTTTGCAAATCAAAGATAGCCCAAAAGGTGTGCCATTCGCACTCCATGTCGCAGCGGCAGCTTCTAAACGCAATTTCAAAAAGGGCCGCTTTTCTGAGAAAAATTGCCGCGCACAAAGGCGGGGTGGAAAAAACCATGCAAAGGATTCTGGAGTTCAGGTAG